A window of Hordeum vulgare subsp. vulgare chromosome 5H, MorexV3_pseudomolecules_assembly, whole genome shotgun sequence genomic DNA:
aaaccttagtcccggttcttgcgacgccccgggactaaaggcccctgcttaccGCCTTCTTGtccgccgaaaaagggcctttagtcccaggtcgtggcgccaaccgggactaaagaccccctttagtcccggttggagccacgccccgggactaaaggcccctgtttCCCGCCTTCTAGTCTGCCTGAAAAAGGGTCttcagtcccgggtcgtggcgccacccgggactaaaggggttttagtcccggatcgagccccgaaccgggactaaagatccacctgtataagcgggagttagaaattttgaacccaaatcgtccattttctcTTCTCTTGCTCTCGTtcccctgcccggcgcggcaagcgacgaactcgacgatgccgtcaggctgcccgtcgtcctgctcgccgccgcctgccgtcctgctcgacgccgccgtcctcctcaccgcgcgccgccctcctcgccgcgcgtcgccgtcctcctcgccgcgcgccgtcgacacccccGTCcagtaagccccacgccccctcctccccaacactccggccagcacaagcaaagaagaaaaaggagaagaaaggaagaaaaaggagaagaaaagaagaaaaaggagaagaaaggaagaaaaaggagaagaaaggaagaaaaaggagaagaaaagaagaaaaaggagaagaaaggaagaaaaaggagaagaaaggaagaaaaaggagaataagaaaaggaggagaagaaaataagaaaaaggagaataagaagaggaggagaggagaagaataggaaaaatagaagaagaggagaggagacgaagtagtagaagaataggagaagtggaagtagaagaagaagtagaagaagaggagaaatagaagaagagaaaaaattagtttagggttacaagaagaagtgtatatgctattgtatagtgtatatgcttaagtgttaatagtgttacttagattattgcttaattttgctattgtatatgcttaagtgttaatagtttaatttttctattgtatatgcttaaatgttaatagtttatttttagcaagaaaattaatagaactagtttaattttgctattgtatatgcttaagtgtccgggactggtctccgtcaggctggtattttagagtttaggttctagccaagacccgggaccaaaggtcctcatatataaaacgagccttcgaagtttccaacccctcttatatagtttgttagtttattagttaatcaaatgtccgttttttgcagaaatatggatccacatatcaggaacctcgaagaggaagaacttctcgaagatataatcaaagacggccccgacgttgaaccagccgaatctccgacgtcatatctaaagactctggatatggaatggaggtctagcgacacgaagatgaagccgatggggcaggagataggtccaatcacGGAGAAGGtgatgatagctccactgatggagaagccgatggagaagccggtgaagaaataataaagtcggcgaggtatacatatgaagttcgacaatcacttgtaatatgtgaaaaatattggagatagctctatattgtatacatatacattcatttgatgaatgtttctccctcttaggcctccacatcgagcaaatctacgaaacgaggcccgactagaaagttggatgcacggacgcattacacctttgaggtgataatgcctacgggcgaacccaagcttcctaagaatgctgctgacacattcaagaagcaatgcggagttctcgttagggatcacgtcccgatcagcgttcgggagtggaacaatcgcaaagggcagccgatagtgactatgtcaccgaaaggtacaaagataatctttggaatgatctcatgtcacatttcaacctgccagaatgtgagaatgaagacgccgcagacaaactgagggccaaagtcaagcagtggactctaaagaagatggccgaactgttccgtagctggaagaagaagctatggaaaaactatctggagaccaagaaagtgccagtattcgaggggtatctagccaagcaggcgaatcactggaaggaatttcaagagtacaaggagtcagaagatgcccaggcattatcagaaaagaacaagataaatgcagataagaagaaatatcaccacaagctggggccagggggctatgagacttccatcccaaagtgggaaaagaaagagcaagatctgatagataaaggcatcgtacctgaaccactccatgatgagtgggaattgagagcaagaaattggttccttgcgcatggtgggtcgtacgatgaaaaaacaggggacctcatctgcaatgacaatcttaggatacccagggagaattggaaaagaatagtgaaagaaattaaggagggacaaagaaagttcactgcagatagagataaagatttgctcacactggtcctcggcaatgacgaacatggaggacgaacgcgaggcttcggtccatcttacccgtggttgcttgggtttgccagagaccaagacacttacagaagccgagagagagcaaagaagcggcagcaggatgaggagaatgacaagttcaaccagttgcttgccaggattaacgagcaacagaagcagattgatgagcttagaggagtaccgcgccaggaagatcctgcagttgatattaccggcgccccatctaagcggaaaagcagcatggctgaatctgaggccccgcccggcgatgaacgaagaataatacagggcggtcccggctaccccgtgaatggaatcaaggagtcaacatcgtgtgaactccatcagaaattcaagaacatatccatgaaggtggctgttggacaagctttaccttctggccctgatgcacgctggcatggccgtgagatttcagttggctttgctaaagtcggggtggatgaaatcatgatggggtttagtgatatggagctcgacatagctggacccgaagatgagaggacactcagagaagtactgggtggagtcatcctatgggacaagaactacatcaagcttccaggctcggccccaaggacaacaccgcctccgagtcttcgcaggtcacctacacctccattacctccaagccctccacatgacgtcggccagcacaacacgagtccatctctatCTCCGACGCCGCCCGCTccagatacaaagcctgagcctgccacggatacaaagcaggagcgtgccaccaagaacgctccgccgccgccagctccggatacaaagcctgagcctgccacgaatacaaagcgggagcgtgccaccaagaacgctccaccgccgccagctccggatacaaagcctgagcctgccacggatacaaagcgggagcgtgccaccaagaacgctccgccgccgcccgctccggatacgcagcctgagcctgccatggatacaaagcgggagcgtgccaccaagaacgctccgccgccgcccgcttcgGATACGCAGCCTGAgcgtgccacggatacaaagcgggagcgtgccaccaagaacgctccgccgccgcccgctccggatacaaagcctgagcctgccacggatacaaagcgggagcgtgccaccaagaacgctctgccgccgcctgctccggatacaaagcctgagcctgccacggatacaaagcgggagcgtgccaccaagaacgctccgctgacgattcctaagccacagagcaccccaaagcgcaaacggtcgcccctcccaaaggtacgtcatgctaatcttcctatcggaccttatgatcgtacccccttccatcacagtatgacttacaccataagcctgatgactatacacgcacattgcgagcacaacacgagtccatctcgatcaccgccgccggacttgggtcgtccgtctctgccgccgcccgctccggatactaagcgggagcgtgccaccaagaacgctccgccgacgattcctaagccacagagcaccccaaagcgcaaactgtcgcccctcccaaaggtacgtcatgctactcttcctatcagaccttatgacttacaccataagcctgatgactatacacgcacattgcagaaggaagtgaaaaagagcagatcacgtgcaagtgcaagtgggagcaaatcaagttcaactacaagcaagaaaaaatcagacgttcctcagcttggacaacagaccaaacagtcgatcccacccctcaaggtgttaaccaagAATGTTCCCCCTTCGATGCAGGGTCTAGCTttagaaagtgcaaagaagttggcggctgcatgtggtgtctcggttgaagaattgttgtcttcccaagacgacaagatacccaaggctgtggtagcccctaagccacagtttgtcttgggtgagcctttggtcagcaaagatgatctcccatcaaatatgcgttacttgcatcaatggtacttaagtgaatcaaagaatgggagaacgatgatcgtggtgagtgtccccaaggagtactacggccgccctgaacaaatccatatcgactttgatgaactcttccagatgtacaatgacgacgccctcgataaatcgcttatgagttgctgttgtatgtaagtttttcaattcgttgtctacatatatataacttgtttagttatttcaattcattgtctatatataacttgtactctattatgcagaatgaagattctgtatTCTAAAAGTAagtgcatcctaaatattgggtttattgagccagataaaatacatatagcgacactaactaattatcccaaggagacggaggaaaaccttctaaggtttctaatagatcaaaatttctgtgaccacatactgtttccatacaacttcaggtgagggtctttactctgttgtgtccattcacttataagtgtaattgataagttactgacacttatatatatatatatacatgtgcagctttcattggattctgttggacattcaaattgataagggaagagttgatgccttcgacccattatcgagacccttgaaacagttccaaagcctgcaggacatgctccaagggtaattttaatcattcttgcgctctatctgtctctttcgatgattttctgatatatcaattaatgaaaaactgagcaaatcattatccttgtcggacagggtttggaagcggttcaagtgcgtgactcccggtaactttcatgagaagctgacctttaaagcggctcaggtaagtagtagtatgatatacttctattaattttcaatacatttatgatgctagattattattttgattatatatattctattctcgtaaagtgcgaccagcacccacggggaacgcatctatgtggatactatgtttgcgagaccattcgcatgtttacctctgagcacaaggatcacagattcgacgtaagcaatgaacattcacacctctatttttacccgtcattctttgttatcatgattgatattcatattcatctcctcttcttatatagcacacggccatgacgacgaaggtcctaccagagcaacgcgcgattgctgttgtagaggagcttgcggcctttctgaggacggaagctatagatgacaaaggacgatttagtgtagctaggggccattactgatgtccgtctatgtaatcgaatagacaggctctagtcccgataattcagatctccatataatagaCACGCTCTAGTCCCGATTACCCATGTCAATGCAATGAACTTGTAGAAGATTATTCTAAGCACTAGAAACATGCAAGATATTTTTAAGGTCGATTCATAATGTTTTTTTAATGAGTGAGTGATCAATGTAAACATCTTCATACATGCTCCGTTGGCGATGTGTATTTGGTCTTGGCCACAATAGTTATCTTACATGGTCACCTAATGTAGTTTGCGGGCTATATGATGTTCGGGCCGTTGTTGGCATACCAATCGATGTCTTGGTCATGATACTTCTCGTCATGTTTGTCTTGAAGGCCTCGTGGTGGCACGAATGAGTTGTCGAACGAAAGCTCCGTGTCTTGGTGTCGACGGCGGCGACGCGCATGGGTGCCATACATTTTTTTGATGGCATCGTCGTGGATCTTCTCTTAGTGTCGGGGCTCCGGGTGAACCCTTTGTCCGTTGTGAACTCAACAATGTCAACACTCTGCACAATTCTTCCTTTTAAAGGTGTTGTAGTAAAGTTTAGATGTACTGGGTCGTAGTGTAGTGGTCTGTTGAGATCTTTGTGTGCTCTTTGTTGCTAGCGTAGCCGCCTGTGGTCTTTGTAATAATCTGATTATCTGACGAACGGCTTTGTAAAAAAAACTACCTAACCATTTTATATGGTTCGGTCATGTATTTTTTTAATTGTTGATTTATATATACAATGGGTCTAAAACATGTTTCGAGAAGGCATGATgctaaaggaaaataaaaaaaagaggtttCAGGCTTTCAACTCCTTAAAAACGGATAAatcatacttcctccgttcctaaatataagcctttttaaagattttactatagACTAGGTACATAACAAAATGAGttaatctacattttaaaatatgactacatacattcatatgtagtttatagtggaatttttaaaaggttttatatttagggacggagggagtatgtaccAACCGAGGACGCGGCAACGCGCATTACAACGACTTACAAGCAAGCAAAGTTAGAACCAGCTACTATTTACCTTTAACAACTCTACCTGCTCCAAGCCTACAAAGGAGATGCATGACACAAGTAAGTACCACGAGATCAAATGATGAAGCAACTTTCAACATCGGCAGAAGGGATGCATGTGAGAAGAAATAACATGTTACACGGGCCACGACCTCTGACTAACTCTGCAAAGTGGAGAGCTGCAAATAAAATGCAATTTTTTCCATTGGCTTGACTTATTCTAAAATGGGCACATGTATTAGAAATCGACGACCGGCCAATCATGATTGGCGAGATACTTTTTTCTATGGAAGTTTCCAAGGTTAGAGAAGCCATCGAATCTTGTGCAGGCAGTATAAATACACAACGCATGGAGCCAGTCTATCTCATCGTTACAGCATACAGATACATCTTCCACTTAGTTTTGTAAGGCTTAATTAACAAGCCATGGAGTACTCGCCGAAGCTAGCGGTGCTACTGCTCTTAGCTCTTGTCTCCGCCATGGCGGTCACGGCCCAGAACTCGCCGGATGATTTCGTGGACGCCCACAACGCGGCGCGCGCTGAGGTAGGCCTCGGCAAGGTGACGTGGAACGCCACGGTGGCGGCCTACGCGCAGGATTACGCGGAGCAGCGCCGCGGCGATTGTCAGCTGATACATGGAGTGAACCGGCCGTACGGGGAGAACCTCTACGGAGGCGACGGCTTTGGGACCACGTGGACGGCGGCGAACGCCGTGTCATCATGGGTGAGTGAGAAGCAGTACTACGACCACGGCAGCAACACCTGCTCGGCGCCGGCGGACAAGTCGTGCATGCACTACACGCAGGTGGTGTGGCGCAACTCGACGGCCATCGGCTGCGCCCGCGTCATCTGCGCCAGCGGCAACGGCGTGTTTATCATATGTAGCTACAGCCCACCGGGCAACTACCCCGGGGTGAGCCCATACTAGGCTACGTATCTTCGTCATTGATACTGTACGTACGTGGCTATGCATGCACGCCTACGTACCTAGCAGCATACTGCATAAATAAAGTAATCAAAGTGTAATCGGGAAGATGTGATCAGCTATGGATATGTATTGTAGTGAATTCACATAAGTTGTGTTATATACGTAATGTTCCTAAACCCTCGATGGATGAATATTTATATAGTTCTACTTTCTCTTGAGTACTGTATTTGTCCGTCGCGCTTTCTTCATAAAAATGtctttcgctccatcgctctggtAAACTCAGAATAGAAACCCACTAATCAAAATGTCTTTCACTCATTTTATCATCTCTCGCACCGTTTCTCTATGATGTGCATTTTCTTCTTCATACCCGATCCGATCCGATCCAActcacatagacatattttatggTTTTACACCAAGAAGTACATTGTACTCCAATAAAAGAATACAGTGTAAACCCACTAACATCAATAAGTATTACAGTGCAACTCCAATAAGAATTACACAATAAAAACTTTCCCTGACTACAATTATTGAGAAGAAATACAGTcgccttccctccctccctcccaaccctagccgcctccccctcccctcccttcctcgccgccgcctgaggcagccgccgggcaagcccggggcgccaaggatggtggcggcggggcctaggCTGCCCTACCTCTGTGTGGGGAGGCCCGGATCTGGAGTGGCGGCTCCACTGACGAGGATTTGGAGCGGGCGGTGGATCTGGCGTCTCGGCCGCGCGGGCGGCGGGATCGGGTGGTCGTTGGCGTCCGGCGGCGGCTTTTGCGGTGGCCCGTGC
This region includes:
- the LOC123398862 gene encoding pathogenesis-related protein 1-like — encoded protein: MEYSPKLAVLLLLALVSAMAVTAQNSPDDFVDAHNAARAEVGLGKVTWNATVAAYAQDYAEQRRGDCQLIHGVNRPYGENLYGGDGFGTTWTAANAVSSWVSEKQYYDHGSNTCSAPADKSCMHYTQVVWRNSTAIGCARVICASGNGVFIICSYSPPGNYPGVSPY